The following are encoded in a window of Pecten maximus chromosome 17, xPecMax1.1, whole genome shotgun sequence genomic DNA:
- the LOC117314957 gene encoding disintegrin and metalloproteinase domain-containing protein 10-like isoform X4 — protein MAVDTSFIYEGRVTGMPGSFVHGAIVEGVFRGFVVVPGDTTYHIEHSRRFFSDEQPFHSVIYSEKHMDMDPYKHKRPEGAGTCGLDMYQDEMEEIATKPLEKHELNLKATLLKQEMEHYRKMYTKEENTVHPETSHRRHRRNTLGPQNTCYMYLRSDPVLWDLYKNKGVSDIVARDEILALFAAHVAAINKIYSETKFSTYERDPSRGGFSYEGVHFQVQRTSIMTKESENCDSILGATSYCNPNIDVSNFLNLNSLENHDEFCLAYVFTARDFTHGTLGLAWVGSYKNAAGGICEKHKDFPEGTTKVSKSLNTGIITLINYGKLVAPRVSHLTFAHEVGHNFGSPHDSGDNCAPYGTTSLDAVSGNFIMYASATQGDLSNNNKFSDCSKDNISRVLNSITNETNKKNCFKQSGVAFCGNGLVEGDEECDCGYLDDCQDKCCHAKKSGETTANDCKLRRDTSGVKHACSPTQGPCCTSNCGFVQQSANQTCRVGTECVKRAICSGASANCPAADNYPDITTFCNSQSRVCKEGVCSESLCKHIGYESRGISEYEECFGTTGSDNKEQMCYLSCQKRNTTDCISSAQITADSPQEDFKVLLNAINGKLDKIKLQAGSPCDNYRGYCDVFHKCRGIDNDGPLARLKNLIFNEKTLQKIKTWIVEYWWAVMMMALCLVVLMGLFIKICAVHTPSSNPKAKPALRITDTLRRRRRPPPQQTYAPSSQPLQSYQQSSAPAGYTNAPPQGPPPPYSATGGGPKRGHRPEEKKNKKAKANERKV, from the exons ACACAAGAGACCAGAGGGGGCGGGTACATGTGGCCTTGATATGTACCAAGACGAAATGGAAGAAATAGCTACGAAACCACTGGAGAAACATGAACTTAACTtaaag GCCACATTACTTAAACAAGAAATGGAACACTACCGCAAAATGTACACGAAAGAAGAGAACACAGTTCACCCTGAAACATCCCACAGACGACATCGACGTAACACACTAGGACCACAGAACACGTGTTATATGTATCTACGATCGGATCCCGTGTTATGGGATCTCTACAAAAACAAGGGTGTG AGTGATATCGTCGCCCGAGATGAAATCCTCGCTCTGTTTGCTGCGCATGTTGCTGCTATCAACAAAATTTATTCTGAAACAAAATTTTCAACGTATGAAAGAGATCCTAGTAGAGGAGGGTTCAGCTACGAAGGCGTCCATTTCCAGGTTCAGAGAACGTCG ATTATGACGAAGGAGTCGGAGAATTGTGACAGTATTTTAGGTGCTACATCATACTGTAACCCAAACATCGATGTCAGTAACTTTCTTAACCTCAACTCTTTGGAGAATCATGATGAATTTTGTCTGGCGTACGTTTTCACGGCACGCGACTTCACCCACGGTACCCTCGGTCTGGCGTGGGTCGGATCCTACAAAA ATGCTGCAGGCGGCATCTGTGAGAAGCACAAAGATTTCCCTGAGGGGACCACAAAGGTGTCCAAGTCTCTCAACACGGGTATCATTACTCTAATTAATTACGGGAAATTAGTGGCGCCACGCGTCTCACATCTCACGTTCGCCCACGAGGTCGGCCATAACTTCGGCTCTCCG CACGATAGCGGTGACAATTGCGCACCGTATGGGACCACGTCACTTGATGCCGTCAGTGGAAACTTCATTATGTACGCCAGCGCTACACAGGGTGACCTttccaacaacaacaaattcTCCGACTGCAGTAAAGACAACATCTCTCGAGTCCTCAACTCCATCACAAACGAGACCAACAAAAAGAATTGTTTCAAGC AGTCTGGAGTGGCATTCTGCGGTAATGGTCTAGTAGAAGGAGATGAGGAATGTGACTGTGGATATTTGGATGATTGCCAAGACAAATGTTGTCATGCCAAAAAATCTGGAGAAACAACAGCCAACGATTGTAAATTACGCAGAGACACTTCCGGTGTTAAACATGCCTGCAG TCCAACACAAGGTCCATGTTGTACTTCAAACTGTGGCTTTGTCCAGCAGTCTGCCAACCAGACCTGTCGTGTGGGAACCGAGTGTGTCAAGCGTGCCATTTGCTC TGGTGCGTCCGCTAACTGTCCAGCAGCTGATAACTACCCAGACATCACCACGTTTTGTAATAGCCAATCGCGTGTTTGTAAAGAGGGG GTTTGTTCTGAATCTCTGTGTAAACATATCGGCTATGAATCACGGGGAATATCTGAGTACGAAGAATGCTTCGGCACGACTGGCAGTGACAACAAAGAACAGATGTGTTACCTCTCCTGTC AGAAGAGGAACACCACTGACTGTATCAGCTCCGCCCAGATTACGGCAGATTCTCCACAGGaggattttaaagttttactcaACGCTATTAACGGCAAATTAGATAAAATCAAATTACAAGCAG GTTCTCCCTGCGATAATTACCGAGGTTACTGTGATGTCTTCCATAAATGTCGGGGAATAGATAACGATGGTCCTCTGGCTCGACTTAAAAATCTCATCTTTAACGAGAAAACGTTGCAGAAGATAAAAACCTGGATTGTG gAATACTGGTGGGCCGTTATGATGATGGCTCTCTGTCTTGTGGTCCTGATGGGATTGTTTATAAAAATCTGTGCTGTACATACGCCTAGTAGTAATCCAAAGGCCAAGCCTGCCCTACGCATCACCGACACACTCCGACGTCGACGTCGCCCTCCTCCACAACAGACGTACGCACCAAGCTCGCAACCTTTACAATCATACCAGCAGTCGTCAGCGCCTGCtggatatacaaat GCACCACCCCAGGGACCCCCTCCCCCATATTCAGCAACAGGGGGCGGCCCCAAGAGGGGACATCGTCCTGAAGAAAAGAAGAACAAAAAAGCCAAGGCCAATGAGAGGAAAGTGTGA